The genomic DNA GTGTATCCGATCCTGCCGCCCAGCACCGCCGCGACCCCGAAGCCGCAGCACTGAGGCCGCCGCCACGGCGCCTCTCGGGCCGCTGTGGCGCGCCCGCATCACCCTGCCAGTCCCGGCGCGCGCAATGCGCGCCGGCAGGCCGCCGGATCGTCCGCGCGCCACGCCGCGACGCTAGAATTTGCCAGCGCGGCCGCTCCGGGCCGCCTGCACCGGCCTTCTTCATCCCCGCTTTCCACGCCATCATGCCCGCCCTGTTTCATGGCGCCTCGCGCCTGGCCCTGGCCGCGCTGGCCTGCCTGGCCTTCGCCCTGCCCGCCTGGTCCGCCACCCGCGCGCCGACACTGGCCGACTGCCACGGCATCAAGGACCTGGCTTTCGTCGCCCATCTGGACGATGACCTGCTCTTCATGAATCCCGACCTGGCCTCGAACATCGAGGCGGGCGGCTGCGTGCGCGTGGTCTACCTGACCGCCAGCGACGCGGGGGAAGGCGAAGGCTATATGTCGGGCCGCGAGCGCGGCGTGCGCGCCGCCTATGCCTACATGGCCAGACAAGCCGACGAATGGATCGCCGGCACGGCCACGCTCGGGCAGCACACCATCGCCCGCTATGCCCTGCAGGGCAATCCGCGCGTGGAGCTCTGGCACCTGCGCATCAAGGACCCGTGGCTGGGCCCGGGCTGGGGCAGCCTGACGCCGCTCAGCCAGGTCGAGTCCGCGCAGGGCCTGAAGGCCGACACGCTGGGGCCCACGCCGGACAGCTACTCGCGGGCGGACCTGGTGGCCACGCTGGCCGAGCTGATCCGCCGCTATGCGCCCACCACCGTGCGCCGCCTGGACGACACGATCACCGTGCCCTATACCGCGCTGTGCTGGCGTTGCGCCGGCCACAGCCATCCGGACCATATCGCCAGCGCCCGCCTGGTGCGCGAAGCCATGCTGCAGGCGCCCGGAAACTATGCGGAAACGGGCTACATCGACTATCCCAGCCAGGAACGCGAGATCAATCTGGCCGAGGCCGAGATCGCCAGCAAGGCAGAGATCTTCCGCCGCTATGCCTGGAACGACTACCACTACTGCAAGGGCCCGGAGGGCTGCCAGGAGCCCGCCGGCCCCGCGGCGGCCTGGGTCCAGCGCGCCTACTACGTGTCGCGCCCCGACACGCCGCCTCGGCTGCAGGTGGATGCCCGGGGCGAACTGCTGCTGCTCGCCACGGGCGAAGCCAACGATGCCGTCAACCTGTGGGACGCGAACCAACGCAACTGGCTGACGCTGGGCGGCCGCACTGCCAGCCCGCTGGTGTCGTTCTCCTATCCCGACGCCAGCGCCGGTCTATTCGCGCGCGATGCGCTGGGCAATCTGTGGGTGAACCGCCAGCAGATGGATGGCGCCTGGCAAGGCTGGCAGGCGGTGCGCGGCGCACGCATCTCGCACATGCCGGCCGTGATGTCGGGCAAGGACACCGCGGCCGTCGCGATGGGCAACGACGGACAGTATTACTGGACGGCGCCGTGCCACCCGGGCAATTGCTGGAACGCCTGGCTAGCCCTGCCCGCGCTGGCGGACGCGCTGGGCGACCCGGTGCTGGCCCGCGACGCCGCGGGCCGCTATGTGGTGCTGGCGCTGGACCGTGCCGGCCAACTGCACGCCACCCGCCAGCGGCAGGCCGACCCGACCGCGGGCTGGGAAGCCTGGCGGCACGTGCCCGCCCCGCGCAGCGATGGCGGCCTGGCCGCCACGCGTGACGCCGACGGCCATGTCGTGGTGTATCTGCGCGATCGCGAGACGCGGCGACTGCAGCGCATCGACCAGGTGGCGGCCCCCAAGGATGCCCCCAATGCCGACGCGCTGCGCTGGCACGCCGCGAAGGACCTGGCCGTGCGCTACGTCGGCGCGCCCGCCGTGGATGCGGACGCCTACGGCAACCCCATCGTTGCCGTGCTGGACCGCCCCGACGGCCGCCTGTGGCTGGTGGAGCATGACGTCGCGGCCGAACTGCCCTTCGACGCCGGCTCGCCCCCGGCCCTGCGTTTCCTGCATGGCACGCTTTACCTGGCCGCGCGCCACCCCGGCACGCGGCAGCGCTATGACCTGCGCGCCCGTGAGCAGGATGTCTGGCGCACCGTGCAAAGCCTGGCGGAATTGCCCGCAGGCGGCGGCAGCGCGTTTGCCACGCCTGCGGCCCAACCGCTGGCACGGCAATGAGCGCGCGCGCCGGTGTGCACGGTCAGCGTGTCGCGCCTTCCTGCGACACGCAGTTCCTGCCGCGCTGCTTGGCCAGGTAAAGCTGCTTGTCCGCCCTGCCCAGGGCCAGGCTGGCATCCTCTTCGTGCTGGGGCGTCCACTCCGCCACGCCCAGCGAAACCGTGACCTGGCCGACGAGGGGAAAGTGCGCATCCGCCACGCGTTGCCGAAGCCGCTCGGCCACCACCGCCGCAAGCGCCAAATCCGTATCGGGCAACAGCACCAGGAACTCCTCTCCACCCGTTCGGCACAGCACGTCGCCGGCACGGGCACAGCTCCGGATGACGTCGGCCAGGGCAGTCAGCACCTGGTCCCCGACCTCATGGCCATACGTATCGTTCACCTTCTTGAAATGATCGATGTCCAGCTGGATGGCCGCGAAAGACCGGCGCTCCGCCTGCCATAACGCCAGCGTCTGCCCGAGCAGGCGGCGGTTGCTCAGCTTCGTGAGCGGGTCGGTCTGCACATCCCGCTGGAGCTTGCCGATCCGCTCATCGAGCAGCTTGATTCCCACCATCAGCGCGCGCTTGAGTTCGAAGGCTTCCACATACCACGCGCGCACGTCGCCAACGTCGTGGCTGCCCTCGGACGCGCCCATGCTTCTCGCGCCCGCGGCCAGTGATCGCAACGGCCTCACGATGACGAGCGTGAGCCACCATATCAACCCTCCCCCAAGGACCGTCAGCGGCAAGGCGATCGCCACCATGGTCAGGATGAGCTTGTCGAGGGGCGCAAGGGTCTGGTGGTAGGGACGCTGTGCCACCACGACCCAGCCGGTGCTGGGCACCGTGGCGTAACCCGCCAGCATGTCGACGCCATAACTGTTGGTCACTCTCCTCACGCCGTCCCCACCCGAGACCACCGCCTCGTCCAGAAGGGGATTGTTCCGCACCACGGTGCCGACCCGCGCGGGATCCGGGTGGTACAGCAATGTCAGTTGGCGATCGACGACATACAGATACGAGCCATCCTTGTAGTAATGCTCGCCCAACAGCTGGCTCAGGCCGCTGCGCCGCTGCAGATAGATGCTGCCTCCCACATACCCCAGGTAGCCGTTGGTGGGCGAGAAGATGGGGTGGGACAGGACCACCACCAGGTTGCCCGCCGCCGACATGTAGGGCGCGGAGACGGCGGGTTGGCGTTCACGCAGCGCCTGCGTGGCGCCCTGGGTCCGCAAGACCGTGCCGAGGGTCGTCAGGTTGGCGGGGGCGACCGCCCTGACCACGCCCGTCGCATCCACGAGAAAGGTGGAGTTGAAATAATCGACCTGCCGCCGCAGCCATTCGTTTTCCTGCGTCAGCGCGCCGCGCTCGCCGAAATGCCTGCCATAGAAATCGGCGCTGAACGCCAATTGCCGCAATGCCGAACCCAGGTAGCCCTCCGTCATCGTCGCCAGCTTCGTGGCGTAGACCCGGTTCGTCTCGAGCGTGCCGTCCACGAGCATTTTTCTTTGCACCCAATAGCTGGCAAAGATGCTGGCGCCCAGCACGAACACCGCGATGAGCGCGGACAGGAGCAGGATGAGCGCACGCAGGTCGATGCGCGCGTTTTTATTTATCTGTGGCAACGCTGGAGGCAGTCCCAAGGATTTCCGGACGACACGGTACCGGCACAGGCGGCCGGTAGCAACGCCCCATGCGGCGGCGGCGTTTTTTTCCCATACTCCGGAACAACATGGCTAAAAACAACAGGGCAAAACGACACAAAGCGAAATATGAATTTTGAACTAAATAATCCCTTAACATTTCCGCAACGCAACATCGTTTTCCGGCACCTCCTCACCGCTCCCGACTGACGCGGGTTCATTCCATTACCCTGCCCCCCGGGCCATTGCTGAGGCCATGCCACTGTCCACTCCGCTCGTGGTCCACCACGACGCGCAACGCGCCGCGCTCGAGCGCGTCATGGCGATCGCCGAGTTCACGCCGGAAGGCGTGCTGAAGCACGCCAATCCCAATTACCTTCGCCTGTTCGGCTATGACGCCGAGAATGCGGCGGGCTTGCCCCATCAACGCTTCTGCACCGATGCGTACGCGCAAAGCAGCGAGTA from Orrella dioscoreae includes the following:
- a CDS encoding PIG-L family deacetylase, which translates into the protein MPALFHGASRLALAALACLAFALPAWSATRAPTLADCHGIKDLAFVAHLDDDLLFMNPDLASNIEAGGCVRVVYLTASDAGEGEGYMSGRERGVRAAYAYMARQADEWIAGTATLGQHTIARYALQGNPRVELWHLRIKDPWLGPGWGSLTPLSQVESAQGLKADTLGPTPDSYSRADLVATLAELIRRYAPTTVRRLDDTITVPYTALCWRCAGHSHPDHIASARLVREAMLQAPGNYAETGYIDYPSQEREINLAEAEIASKAEIFRRYAWNDYHYCKGPEGCQEPAGPAAAWVQRAYYVSRPDTPPRLQVDARGELLLLATGEANDAVNLWDANQRNWLTLGGRTASPLVSFSYPDASAGLFARDALGNLWVNRQQMDGAWQGWQAVRGARISHMPAVMSGKDTAAVAMGNDGQYYWTAPCHPGNCWNAWLALPALADALGDPVLARDAAGRYVVLALDRAGQLHATRQRQADPTAGWEAWRHVPAPRSDGGLAATRDADGHVVVYLRDRETRRLQRIDQVAAPKDAPNADALRWHAAKDLAVRYVGAPAVDADAYGNPIVAVLDRPDGRLWLVEHDVAAELPFDAGSPPALRFLHGTLYLAARHPGTRQRYDLRAREQDVWRTVQSLAELPAGGGSAFATPAAQPLARQ
- a CDS encoding sensor domain-containing diguanylate cyclase; translated protein: MGLPPALPQINKNARIDLRALILLLSALIAVFVLGASIFASYWVQRKMLVDGTLETNRVYATKLATMTEGYLGSALRQLAFSADFYGRHFGERGALTQENEWLRRQVDYFNSTFLVDATGVVRAVAPANLTTLGTVLRTQGATQALRERQPAVSAPYMSAAGNLVVVLSHPIFSPTNGYLGYVGGSIYLQRRSGLSQLLGEHYYKDGSYLYVVDRQLTLLYHPDPARVGTVVRNNPLLDEAVVSGGDGVRRVTNSYGVDMLAGYATVPSTGWVVVAQRPYHQTLAPLDKLILTMVAIALPLTVLGGGLIWWLTLVIVRPLRSLAAGARSMGASEGSHDVGDVRAWYVEAFELKRALMVGIKLLDERIGKLQRDVQTDPLTKLSNRRLLGQTLALWQAERRSFAAIQLDIDHFKKVNDTYGHEVGDQVLTALADVIRSCARAGDVLCRTGGEEFLVLLPDTDLALAAVVAERLRQRVADAHFPLVGQVTVSLGVAEWTPQHEEDASLALGRADKQLYLAKQRGRNCVSQEGATR